The window GTTCTGGCCTTTTTGGTGTTGCTTGCCCTTCTGTTTATCGGGCTCAGACTGCTTGTCTGGTTTACCGTGCTTATCGCCTTGCTGCTCCTGCATGGCGTAACAAAAGGTAGTTAGTACAAGAAGCACGATTAGAACTGCTGTCCTGACAAATCCAACTCTCTTCATGGTTGTTGCCTCGACCCCAGTGTGAATCCAGAGAAGATGGACTTCTGTACTGTTTTGACCAAAGGCAAGAACTTGCGTTGCCACGATGACAAGTTGTCTGTCATTTCCTGAACTATCTGTTGATTGCCGATCACAGCCAGTACGTTTGCCTGAGCTGAGCTCATCCAATCGTCTCTGTCTTCAAGTCATTTCGGATGTGCAACTAGCTCTGCTGCTTCCGCTTCGGCCTTTGTCTTATGCACCGTACCATCGGGGTGGTTGGGCGGAGAGTAGAGCGTATACAGCTTCAACATCGTCGTCTTCGACGTGTTAATCACGTTGTGGTAAGTCCCCGCAGGGACCACGACCGCGTCTCCGTCACGAACCGGACGCTCCACCTTTTCCTTAAAAACAAATTTACCCTCTCCCCGCTCGATTCGAAAAAATTGATCGACATCCGGATGCACCTCATCGCCAATGTCTTCCCCCGGTTGCAGGCACATTACGACAAGCTGGGTGTGCTCGGCCGTGAATAGCACCTGCCTGAAATACGAATTCTCGAGGGCCTGCTTTTCAAGTGCTCCAACATATTCAGTCATTGGGAAGATCTCCTTTGCTGCTTTCTTCCTGGTGAATTCAGGAACAATTCCTATTTATGCAGCGCTCTTCTTCTCGGTTTCGTTCTCAGTAACGGTGCTCGTCGCGCTATCGCATTTCTCGGCATGCAGTTTCGCCATAGCGGCATCGTGGGCAAGTGCGTGTTGATTGTGACCATGAGCCAGATACGCGCGGTGCGCTGCCTTCTCGCGCTCTTCGGCTTCGTCGTACTTTGCCGCCTCTTTGTAATGAAACACTGCCCGCTCATGGTGACGGGCTGCATGGTGGTAATGCTCCCAGGTCTTCGACATACGATGCCCCTCTGTTGGCTCCAAGCAGATTGTTTCGCTTAAATGCCTCGTTCGTCTGGTCAAAAATGAACATTAGATTCCCAAGACTTAATGTCCTTTTCGCCTTTGGCGAGATATAAGTATCCGGACACGCGAAGTGGATTCTCAAAACACTCAAGTCAAATAGGAAGAGACGTAGCGCCGGTCTTTTTTCCGTTATTCTTAAGAATCACGTTAAGGGCTCCCGCCCCGGCTGTGGATATTCGCGCGGCATTTTTGTGTCTGTTCAGAAGTTGCTCACCTAGGCCGCCCTGACAAAACACCTTGTCTCCGGCTCACTTTTAACCGTTCTGCGAACTCCTGGTTCCCTCTCTATTGCGATTGATGCACATCACTTCGGCTAAAACGCCCTCGGAATTCTTTTATCCGTTTCCGGCAGTTGGAGCATCTGAAGACTCTTCGTGCGATAAGCCGTTCCAGCCAACTACGCGCGGTCCGATGGATATAATCACTGCCGCATCTCGGGCATATCACTGGAGCCATATTCCTTCTCTCGTTCTCCGGCTTCCGGAAGTACTCCCTTTTTCGTTGCAGCTGAATCCCTGAACTCATTCCCTGGACTCATCAGAACTCTCGGCATACCGATGTTCGGCTCAAGAAGCTAGTGAGTGAGAATCTCACATCCAGAAACTCACGTCTGTTCACTTTTGATCACCGAAGTCGATCTCTGGCGAAAGGACAAGCAAAGCAAGCAAAATGCGCAGCTCGATCAATATTGACCAGCATTCCTTCGGCTCATAACCGAGATTAGTACGTGCAAGTTCCTGGATGCTCCGCGCACTTGCGGGTACGGTCGGCAGTTATGTCCACGCAGATCGGACGTAACAGGACTCCGCGTGACTTCCAACCGCGTAACCGGGGACGGGCTTCTGTAGAAAGAAGGAGAAAATGAATATCTTCACAAAGTGCTCGATCGCCGTTTGTGTTATCGCAATCTGCTTGTTCGTATTGCCGGCCGCGTCGGCCGACGATTGGAACCGCAAGACCGTCGTGACATTCACCGAACCCGTTGAGGTTCCCGGTGTCGGTGCTCAGACGCTGCCTGCGGGTACGTACGTCTTTAAGATCTTCGACTCACCTTCAGACCGCCATATCGTCCAGATCTTCAACCAGGATGAAACCCATATTTTTACGACTATCCTGGCGATTCCAAACTACCGTCTACGCGCAACTGATAAGACAGTCATGACGTTCAAAGAGCGAGCTCAGGGTGAACCCCAGGCATTGCGCGCGTGGTTCTATCCTGGCCGTCAATGGGGTGAGGAGTTTGTTTATCCGAAATCGAAGGCACTCGAGTTGGCGAAGATAGCTGACGAACCTGTGCTCTACACACCGGTCGAGATTGCCTCCGTAGAGGATCTCAAAACCGCGCCAGTCGAAGCTATAACTCCAAGCGGAGAAACGATTGCTGTGGCCGAGGTGGTTCAGGCTCCGCCGGTGGAAACAGCCGAACCGGCAAAAGTAGCCGAACGAGTGGAAGTCGCCAAGGTAGATGAATCGAAGTCTCTTCCGCAGACGGCAAGCTATCTGCCATTGCTTGGAGGTCTTGGGTTGCTCTCGTTGGGCATAGCCGGTTTGATAAGGAAGTATGTGGCTTGATGTCAATGCGATTACTGGGGCGAAAACCTCGGAGATTGCTTTGTTGAGGCTGTACACGTCGGAGACGTCAGTCCGGCGCGTACAGCCAGCCTTTCACACATTACGCGTTAACAGTTCGTTTTTATGAAACACAGCGTTTCCTTATCCATCAGCCGTGCGCTCGAAGCGGTTCTGGGCATGACGGCAGGCGTTACTATCTTCGGACGGGAACTCCGTTGCCCTGATCTACGCGCCGGGCGAATTTGGTCCGCTGCTTTTCCGCTCGCCGCACGCCTGCTCGCTATAGTCACCGTCTTGTTAATGCCAGCAGTTGCATGCACACAGCAGACCGACGGCACACTTCCGGATGTCCGCTATACGATTAATGTGAATGTCGAAGAAGTTGTCTTGCACGCGACCGTTCGAAATCGCAAAGGAACGCCCGTAGCCGGACTTTGTAAACGTAATTTTCAGCTTTTTGAAGACCGCGTTCCGCAGTCGATTAAGCATTTCAGTCATGAGGATATCCCGGTAACGGTTGGCATAGTCATCGACAACAGCGGCAGCATGCGTCCGAAGCGAGCCGAGGTGATTGCCGCAGCCCTGGCGTTTGCCGCTTCCAGCAACCCGCAGGACCAGATGTTCCTGGTGAACTTTAACGAGCGCGTTTCATTCGGCCTTCCTTCCAACATACTTTTCACCGACCAGCCAGATCAATTGAAGGCTGCGATGGGTACCGTTATCGCTGACGGAAGGACCGCCTTGTACGACGCAGTAGCTGTTGCGCTGGAACATTTG of the Terriglobia bacterium genome contains:
- a CDS encoding cupin domain-containing protein; the encoded protein is MTEYVGALEKQALENSYFRQVLFTAEHTQLVVMCLQPGEDIGDEVHPDVDQFFRIERGEGKFVFKEKVERPVRDGDAVVVPAGTYHNVINTSKTTMLKLYTLYSPPNHPDGTVHKTKAEAEAAELVAHPK
- a CDS encoding VWA domain-containing protein, translating into MKHSVSLSISRALEAVLGMTAGVTIFGRELRCPDLRAGRIWSAAFPLAARLLAIVTVLLMPAVACTQQTDGTLPDVRYTINVNVEEVVLHATVRNRKGTPVAGLCKRNFQLFEDRVPQSIKHFSHEDIPVTVGIVIDNSGSMRPKRAEVIAAALAFAASSNPQDQMFLVNFNERVSFGLPSNILFTDQPDQLKAAMGTVIADGRTALYDAVAVALEHLKKGNRDKKVLIVVSDGADNASRLTKKQMLAMATQSNAIIYALGIYEPDDPENRDPQVLSALTKASGGEAYFPKSLHDVQPICELIAHEIRNQYTISYIPTNQKADGTYRTIQLRAASDEGRGLAVTTRAGYVAPLKPATEVKP